Proteins from a single region of Catenulispora acidiphila DSM 44928:
- a CDS encoding molybdopterin-dependent oxidoreductase, with translation MPSSQEPGTEADPGTETNAERRRVAWLLGGLIGLLAAAVGVAVGELGAAISAEFVSGTPIAPAVAVGEWAIDLSPAWLKEQAIRTFGTHDKSALLTGIYITIAVVSALVGVLARRHLRIATGLAAAFGVVGLIAAFTRPVVGFGTWFPALLAGGATVAVLWWLTIWSQQAQVRKPAGDPAQRRHFLVTLGGTGAGALVGGFGSRAWLNSRYTVAPARANVVLPEPAVRLPEVPASAHPDVPDLEPFFTPNAQFYRVDTAMTVPQVDPREWMLRIHGMVDRPVSISFEDLLRMPLEEHDLTLTCVSNTIGGPYCGNARWLGAPLAPLLRRAGVRAGADQIMCTSFDGMTIGTPVEAVLDGRQAMLAVAMNGQTLPVEHGFPCRMLVPGLYGYVSATKWVVDLKLTTFAAESGFWVSEGWSQQAPVKTASRIDVPGTGASLTAGTIVVAGVAWATHRGVAGVEVQVDKGPWVTANLATADTPDTWRQWSYPWQATKGSHTLTVRCTDGTGTLETPVIQDTLPDGATGYHSIQVTVG, from the coding sequence ATGCCGTCATCACAGGAGCCGGGGACCGAGGCTGATCCCGGAACCGAGACCAACGCCGAGCGCCGCCGCGTCGCATGGCTGCTTGGCGGGCTGATCGGGTTGCTCGCCGCCGCCGTGGGCGTCGCAGTGGGCGAACTCGGCGCGGCGATTTCCGCGGAGTTCGTGTCTGGCACGCCGATCGCGCCGGCCGTCGCGGTCGGGGAATGGGCCATCGATCTGAGCCCGGCGTGGCTGAAGGAACAGGCGATCCGCACCTTCGGCACGCACGATAAATCCGCCCTGCTGACCGGCATCTACATCACGATCGCGGTGGTCTCGGCGCTGGTCGGGGTGCTGGCTCGGCGGCACTTGCGCATCGCGACCGGGCTGGCTGCCGCGTTCGGCGTGGTCGGTCTGATCGCGGCGTTCACGCGGCCGGTCGTCGGCTTCGGTACCTGGTTTCCCGCGCTGCTGGCAGGCGGAGCCACTGTCGCGGTGTTGTGGTGGCTCACCATTTGGAGTCAGCAAGCACAGGTCCGCAAGCCGGCCGGCGATCCCGCTCAGCGACGCCACTTCCTGGTGACGCTTGGGGGGACCGGTGCGGGCGCGCTGGTCGGCGGCTTCGGCAGCCGCGCGTGGCTCAACTCGCGCTACACCGTCGCTCCGGCGCGCGCCAACGTGGTCCTGCCCGAGCCTGCCGTACGGCTGCCGGAGGTGCCCGCCTCGGCTCATCCGGATGTCCCCGACCTCGAGCCCTTCTTCACGCCGAACGCTCAGTTCTACCGCGTCGACACGGCGATGACGGTTCCGCAGGTCGATCCGCGCGAGTGGATGCTGCGGATCCACGGCATGGTGGACCGGCCGGTCTCGATCAGTTTCGAGGACCTGCTCCGGATGCCGCTGGAGGAGCACGATCTGACGCTGACCTGCGTGTCGAACACGATCGGCGGTCCGTATTGCGGCAATGCCCGCTGGCTCGGCGCGCCGCTGGCGCCGTTGCTGCGCCGGGCCGGGGTGCGGGCCGGGGCGGATCAGATCATGTGCACATCCTTCGACGGCATGACGATCGGCACGCCGGTGGAGGCGGTGCTCGACGGCCGCCAGGCGATGCTGGCGGTGGCGATGAACGGTCAGACGCTGCCGGTCGAGCACGGTTTTCCCTGCCGGATGCTGGTTCCCGGCCTGTATGGGTACGTCTCGGCGACGAAGTGGGTCGTCGATCTCAAACTCACCACCTTCGCCGCGGAGAGCGGCTTCTGGGTGAGCGAGGGGTGGTCGCAGCAGGCGCCGGTGAAGACCGCGTCGCGGATCGACGTCCCGGGGACGGGAGCGTCGCTGACGGCCGGGACGATCGTCGTCGCCGGGGTGGCGTGGGCTACGCACCGGGGTGTCGCCGGGGTCGAGGTGCAGGTCGACAAGGGACCGTGGGTGACTGCGAACCTCGCGACCGCCGACACTCCGGACACCTGGCGGCAGTGGTCTTACCCGTGGCAGGCGACGAAGGGCTCGCACACGCTGACCGTCCGCTGCACCGACGGCACGGGGACGCTAGAGACGCCGGTAATTCAGGACACGCTGCCCGACGGGGCGACGGGCTATCACAGCATCCAGGTCACGGTGGGCTGA
- a CDS encoding cytochrome P450, with protein sequence MPKSSVPGTASEGHSQEAVSAASSAPSAVASTAPGFRPLLGHSWQLVRDPLGWLDKCRQAGPVLRVKLGPRAAYLVTDPDLVHRVLTDPAFEKGGPLMDAARDLLGNGLATCWREDHRRQRPLMQPAFTLPRIAGYAEVMREEAAQLTATWTPHRETDLIDDLSSATLRVMIRAMLPTADAEAAGKVAQQVRILLDGALLRAAVPFPFLFRLPTPGNRRFDRARRDTFAAADRIVATARAKPDASGLLSALITSDGSAPDGSDAFTDEDLRDQVMTLLSAGGDTTATTLAWAFHLLATHPEAERRLHEELDTVLDGAIAGPDDLPRLPFTRNVVSETLRLYPPVWMMSRITIADVDLEGCRLPADTEVFFSSYQLHHDPRHFPDPEAFDPDRWDRREPGDRHSFIPFHSGSRKCMGNTFALTEAAIMLSAVASVWRFRPTPRHDARPRPPRSMTPADVHLVPEPRPGRLSETRGIHAGR encoded by the coding sequence ATGCCGAAATCTTCTGTTCCAGGAACTGCCTCGGAGGGGCACTCGCAGGAGGCTGTTTCAGCCGCTTCCTCGGCACCATCAGCCGTAGCGTCCACCGCACCCGGGTTCCGTCCGCTGCTCGGCCATAGCTGGCAGCTGGTCCGCGACCCGCTCGGCTGGCTCGACAAATGCCGTCAGGCCGGACCGGTCCTGCGGGTGAAGCTCGGCCCGCGCGCCGCCTACCTGGTCACCGATCCGGACCTGGTGCACCGCGTCCTCACCGATCCGGCCTTCGAGAAGGGCGGTCCGCTGATGGACGCCGCCCGCGATCTGCTCGGCAACGGACTGGCGACCTGCTGGCGGGAGGACCACCGCCGTCAGCGCCCCCTGATGCAGCCGGCGTTCACCTTGCCGCGCATCGCCGGGTACGCCGAGGTCATGCGCGAGGAGGCGGCTCAGCTGACCGCGACGTGGACGCCGCACCGCGAGACCGACCTGATCGACGACCTGTCCAGCGCCACGCTGCGCGTCATGATCCGTGCCATGCTGCCGACCGCCGATGCGGAGGCCGCCGGCAAGGTCGCCCAGCAGGTCCGTATTCTTCTGGACGGCGCCCTGCTGCGCGCGGCCGTCCCGTTCCCGTTCCTGTTCCGGCTGCCGACGCCGGGCAACCGCCGCTTCGATCGGGCCCGCCGGGACACCTTCGCCGCCGCCGACCGTATCGTGGCGACGGCGCGGGCGAAGCCGGACGCCAGCGGACTGCTCTCCGCGCTCATCACCTCCGACGGCAGCGCGCCCGACGGCTCGGACGCCTTCACCGACGAGGACCTGCGCGACCAGGTCATGACCTTGCTCTCCGCCGGCGGTGACACGACCGCCACTACGCTGGCGTGGGCGTTCCACCTGCTGGCCACGCATCCGGAGGCCGAACGCCGCCTGCACGAGGAACTCGACACGGTGCTCGACGGCGCCATCGCAGGGCCCGACGACCTGCCGCGCCTGCCGTTCACCCGGAACGTGGTGTCCGAGACCCTGCGGCTCTACCCGCCGGTCTGGATGATGAGCAGGATCACCATCGCCGACGTCGACCTCGAAGGGTGCCGGCTGCCGGCCGACACCGAGGTCTTCTTCAGCTCCTACCAGCTCCACCACGACCCGCGGCACTTCCCGGACCCCGAGGCGTTCGACCCCGACCGCTGGGACCGGCGCGAGCCTGGGGACCGGCACTCCTTCATCCCGTTCCACTCCGGCAGCCGCAAGTGCATGGGCAACACCTTCGCCCTGACCGAGGCCGCCATCATGCTCAGCGCCGTCGCCTCCGTCTGGCGGTTCCGGCCGACGCCGCGCCATGACGCCCGCCCGCGTCCGCCCCGGTCCATGACCCCGGCCGATGTGCACCTGGTCCCGGAACCGCGACCGGGCCGCCTGAGCGAAACGCGAGGTATCCATGCCGGCCGATGA
- a CDS encoding terpene synthase family protein encodes MPADEITRLFDLPEFRLLPGERRAAWGPELDDHVIDFACRTGLLTTPAARRYYASQRIGTMCAYVVPGALSPRRYEIYGELMTWFFIYDDWAEQLGNHLSPQQVSGVTDVVHTWFAEDERDVVMLDAPLAQSMRGIWAKLQEDTSLEWRRRLLAETDGYLRTAAEEAILVSTGRVNSFGKASELRPTATAAAPVFMMAEHSYGIEIPMDVVRHPLVRKAMRAAAAAIAYGNDIIGLKSDLLRGIRDNLVLSLQQEYGGDLQLNVERAAEHYQRAAGTLTALREDPEAGGREDVAVFFQILEDWVYEGVKWQLRDTDRYSSTVRLTQEENPNQLLALAASSALADC; translated from the coding sequence ATGCCGGCCGATGAGATCACCCGGCTGTTCGACCTGCCGGAGTTCCGCCTCCTGCCCGGGGAACGGAGGGCCGCCTGGGGTCCCGAGCTCGACGACCACGTGATCGACTTCGCCTGCCGGACCGGGTTGCTGACGACGCCGGCGGCCCGGCGGTACTACGCCTCGCAGCGGATCGGGACGATGTGCGCCTACGTCGTCCCCGGCGCGCTCTCGCCGCGCCGGTATGAGATCTACGGCGAGCTGATGACGTGGTTCTTCATCTACGACGACTGGGCCGAACAGCTCGGGAACCACCTCTCGCCGCAGCAGGTGTCCGGCGTGACCGACGTCGTCCACACCTGGTTCGCCGAGGACGAGCGCGACGTCGTCATGCTCGATGCGCCTCTGGCTCAGAGCATGCGCGGGATCTGGGCGAAGCTCCAGGAGGACACCTCGCTGGAGTGGCGCCGGCGGCTGCTGGCCGAGACCGACGGGTATCTGAGAACCGCCGCGGAGGAGGCGATCCTGGTCAGCACCGGCCGGGTGAACTCCTTCGGCAAGGCCAGCGAACTGCGGCCGACCGCCACCGCGGCGGCGCCGGTGTTCATGATGGCCGAGCACTCCTACGGCATCGAGATCCCGATGGACGTCGTCCGGCATCCGTTGGTGCGGAAGGCGATGCGTGCCGCCGCCGCGGCCATCGCGTACGGCAACGACATCATCGGGCTGAAGTCGGATCTGCTGCGCGGCATCCGCGACAACCTGGTTCTGTCGCTGCAGCAGGAGTACGGCGGCGATCTGCAGCTGAACGTCGAGCGGGCCGCCGAGCACTACCAGCGCGCCGCCGGGACGCTCACGGCTCTGCGCGAGGACCCGGAGGCCGGCGGAAGGGAAGACGTGGCGGTCTTCTTCCAGATCCTGGAGGACTGGGTGTACGAGGGCGTCAAATGGCAGCTCCGCGACACCGACCGGTACAGCTCGACGGTGCGGCTGACGCAGGAGGAGAATCCGAACCAGCTCCTGGCCTTGGCGGCATCCTCCGCGCTCGCGGACTGCTGA
- a CDS encoding GNAT family N-acetyltransferase: MNFALFDPDAMTEADYEAITEMRARIFALDRPGTPPLSLAATIALMTEVDAAALAARIFWLARGDAGELVGFGQVSMPEQENTDTAIVFLEVDPDRRRQGIGTAFLRAVLPSIQAAGRTRVLAMNVTTDADGERFAEAMGAVCTIRGLVQTLDVAAADRTLWDIPAPQGYRVESWNGAVPEDSLVSYARARTAIADAPSQDHEWEPMAWTPERVRAEEALFAESGQEYRQAVAIHESSGDVAGITELVLRPADPTHAQQLDTAVHHPHRGHRLGRAMKAELLRSLVTERPAVQRVTTATASDNIHMIAVNHAIGYTDTRRQGFFETKVDDLAARLG, from the coding sequence GTGAATTTCGCTCTTTTCGACCCGGACGCCATGACCGAGGCGGACTACGAGGCGATCACCGAGATGCGGGCCCGCATCTTCGCCCTCGACCGCCCCGGGACGCCGCCGCTCTCTCTGGCCGCGACCATCGCGCTCATGACCGAGGTCGACGCCGCCGCCCTGGCCGCGCGGATCTTCTGGCTGGCGCGCGGCGACGCGGGCGAGCTGGTCGGCTTCGGGCAGGTGTCGATGCCGGAGCAGGAGAACACTGATACCGCGATCGTCTTCCTCGAGGTCGACCCCGACCGCCGCCGCCAGGGGATCGGCACCGCGTTCCTGCGCGCGGTACTGCCCTCGATCCAGGCGGCCGGACGGACCCGCGTGCTGGCGATGAACGTCACCACCGACGCCGACGGCGAGCGGTTCGCCGAGGCGATGGGCGCGGTCTGCACCATCCGCGGTCTGGTGCAGACACTCGACGTCGCCGCCGCCGATCGGACGCTGTGGGACATCCCGGCGCCGCAGGGCTACCGCGTGGAGAGCTGGAACGGCGCCGTACCCGAGGACTCCCTCGTCTCCTACGCCCGCGCGCGCACAGCCATCGCCGACGCCCCGTCCCAAGACCACGAGTGGGAACCCATGGCCTGGACGCCGGAGCGCGTCCGCGCGGAGGAAGCCTTGTTCGCCGAGTCCGGCCAGGAGTACCGACAGGCCGTGGCCATCCACGAGTCAAGCGGCGACGTCGCCGGAATCACCGAACTCGTCCTCCGCCCCGCCGACCCCACCCACGCCCAACAGCTGGACACCGCCGTGCACCACCCGCACCGCGGCCACCGCCTAGGCCGCGCAATGAAGGCCGAACTACTCCGCAGCCTGGTCACCGAACGACCCGCCGTGCAACGCGTGACAACAGCCACCGCCTCCGACAACATCCACATGATCGCCGTGAACCACGCAATCGGCTACACCGACACCCGCCGCCAGGGCTTCTTCGAAACGAAGGTGGACGACCTGGCCGCGCGGCTGGGTTAG
- a CDS encoding cytochrome P450 family protein, with translation MTVKDADIARALMPVLGADHATVAERLHGEPGGVHCARLAGGERVWVVSRYDDVRTLLADPRLALNKKASLAGYEGFGLPPALEANLLNLDGGDHARLRRLVASAFTARRVEGLRERIQAQVDAFVDALAAEGQDADTEAETEADVDADADADVTDLVAAYAAPVPIAVVCDLLGVPGEQGVTLRGYTQVLLAPGEYGPSDLAATMRGIIGLLSGLLAAKRDDPADDLLSAMIAARDGEDRLSEDELLSLAFLILFAGYENSVHVISAAVARLLTDPAAAAAVRAEPNPHTPGMAALTEEILRRDQPGTTAIRRPTEDVALGDGVVIPAGDTVLLSVSSANRDPKATATATASANATPGHVTFGHGVHYCLGAPLARLEVSIALWTLLTRLPDLALAVPSEDLVWRSSHRQRSLAALPVTVGKALPPAAHSA, from the coding sequence GTGACCGTCAAAGACGCCGATATCGCCCGCGCGCTCATGCCGGTGCTGGGCGCCGATCATGCGACGGTGGCTGAGCGGCTGCACGGCGAGCCCGGGGGCGTGCACTGCGCGCGGCTCGCGGGCGGGGAGCGGGTATGGGTCGTCAGCCGGTACGACGATGTGCGGACCCTGCTCGCCGATCCGCGGTTGGCATTGAACAAGAAGGCGTCGCTGGCCGGCTATGAGGGGTTCGGGCTGCCGCCGGCGCTGGAGGCGAACCTGCTGAACCTCGACGGCGGGGATCACGCGCGGCTGCGGCGGCTGGTGGCGTCGGCGTTCACAGCGCGGCGGGTCGAAGGGCTTCGGGAGCGGATTCAGGCGCAGGTGGATGCGTTCGTCGATGCGTTGGCGGCGGAAGGTCAGGATGCTGATACGGAGGCCGAGACGGAGGCGGACGTCGATGCCGACGCCGACGCCGACGTGACGGACCTGGTCGCCGCCTACGCCGCGCCGGTCCCCATCGCAGTGGTCTGCGATCTGCTGGGCGTGCCCGGCGAGCAGGGCGTGACGCTGCGCGGCTACACGCAAGTGCTGCTGGCCCCGGGCGAGTACGGTCCGTCGGACCTCGCCGCGACGATGCGCGGCATCATCGGATTGCTGTCCGGACTCCTGGCAGCCAAGCGGGACGACCCGGCGGACGACCTCCTCTCGGCGATGATCGCGGCGCGCGACGGCGAGGACCGGCTGTCCGAGGACGAACTCCTCTCGCTGGCGTTCCTGATTCTGTTCGCGGGCTACGAGAACTCGGTGCACGTCATCAGTGCCGCGGTAGCCCGGCTTCTCACCGACCCCGCTGCCGCAGCCGCGGTCCGCGCGGAGCCGAACCCGCACACGCCGGGCATGGCCGCCCTGACCGAGGAGATCCTGCGCCGCGATCAGCCGGGCACGACTGCGATCCGCCGCCCGACCGAGGACGTGGCGCTCGGCGACGGCGTCGTGATCCCGGCAGGCGACACTGTCCTGTTGTCGGTCAGCTCGGCGAACCGCGACCCGAAGGCGACGGCTACGGCTACGGCGAGCGCCAACGCGACTCCAGGACACGTCACCTTCGGACACGGCGTGCACTACTGCCTCGGCGCACCCCTGGCTCGCCTCGAAGTGAGCATCGCGCTGTGGACGCTGCTGACCAGACTGCCCGACCTGGCGCTGGCCGTCCCGTCGGAAGACCTGGTCTGGCGATCGAGCCACCGCCAGCGCTCCCTCGCCGCGCTCCCGGTCACGGTGGGAAAGGCGCTTCCACCGGCGGCGCACAGTGCCTAA
- a CDS encoding EXPERA domain-containing protein, producing the protein MADAVTLPLRERKIDVFFAVVFSAFVVTSCISDLLPTVGVDFSHPGGNFFVRSNYWYAHDADPLFMHPPDWMRIVTGLSAFVYMPFYIVLVVALITGRNWIQLFAVIYATMIVTLTGIVVFGVEFFGEAAMRTGNPTKFLAFNLPYVLIPLLLLVRMRKPSPFTRRF; encoded by the coding sequence ATGGCCGACGCGGTGACCCTCCCCCTGCGGGAACGCAAGATCGACGTCTTCTTCGCGGTCGTGTTCTCGGCGTTCGTTGTGACGTCCTGTATCAGCGACCTGCTGCCCACCGTCGGGGTCGACTTCTCCCACCCCGGCGGCAACTTCTTCGTCCGCTCCAACTACTGGTACGCCCACGACGCCGACCCGCTGTTCATGCACCCGCCGGACTGGATGCGCATCGTGACCGGCCTGTCGGCCTTCGTCTACATGCCCTTCTACATCGTGCTCGTCGTCGCCCTGATCACCGGCCGGAACTGGATCCAGCTCTTCGCGGTGATCTACGCGACGATGATCGTCACCCTGACCGGCATCGTCGTCTTCGGCGTGGAGTTCTTCGGCGAGGCCGCGATGCGGACCGGGAATCCCACCAAGTTCCTGGCCTTCAATCTGCCCTACGTCCTGATTCCCCTGCTGCTTCTGGTGCGGATGCGCAAGCCGTCGCCGTTCACTCGGAGGTTTTGA
- a CDS encoding DUF1295 domain-containing protein: MDALRICLYVYAGVCFATWLMSVLTREYSWVDRIWSIVPLAYTGIFAGAAGFHDARLNTMFTLVVLWGARLTFNFARKGGYARGGEDYRWAVLRARMAPWQFQLFNLFFITLYQNAILLLITLPSQTALDHRRSFGIADGALTVLFLAFLIGETIADQQQWRFQQAKHADLDAGREPPARFVTTGLFRFSRHPNFFFEQAQWWVIAAFGVAAAQAVPWTILGAILLTALFIGSTRFTESISISRYPEYADYQRRTSAVVPWRPR, from the coding sequence ATGGACGCGCTCAGGATCTGCTTGTACGTATACGCGGGAGTCTGCTTCGCGACGTGGCTGATGTCGGTCCTCACCCGCGAGTACTCGTGGGTCGACCGGATCTGGTCGATCGTCCCCCTGGCCTACACCGGCATCTTCGCCGGCGCCGCAGGCTTCCACGACGCCCGCCTGAACACCATGTTCACCCTCGTCGTCCTCTGGGGCGCCCGCCTGACCTTCAACTTCGCCCGCAAGGGCGGCTACGCCCGCGGCGGCGAGGACTACCGCTGGGCGGTGCTGCGGGCGCGAATGGCGCCATGGCAGTTCCAGCTGTTCAACCTCTTCTTCATCACGCTGTACCAGAACGCCATCCTGCTCCTGATCACCCTGCCGTCCCAGACCGCCCTGGACCACCGCAGGTCGTTCGGCATCGCCGACGGCGCCCTCACGGTCCTGTTCCTCGCCTTCCTCATCGGCGAAACGATCGCGGACCAACAGCAATGGCGCTTCCAGCAGGCAAAGCACGCCGACCTCGACGCCGGCCGCGAGCCACCGGCCCGCTTCGTCACGACCGGCCTGTTCCGCTTCTCCCGCCACCCCAACTTCTTCTTCGAACAAGCGCAGTGGTGGGTGATCGCAGCCTTCGGCGTAGCGGCAGCCCAGGCAGTGCCCTGGACAATCCTCGGCGCAATTCTGCTGACCGCACTGTTCATCGGCTCGACCCGATTCACCGAAAGCATCAGCATCTCGCGATACCCGGAGTACGCGGACTATCAGCGACGTACCTCGGCGGTCGTTCCGTGGCGGCCTCGATGA
- a CDS encoding questin oxidase family protein yields the protein MSAPTYTAAMDEALGRLTHIGFDQGGRFASHAPMAAEALAALGFTDAVSDWVEWSKTARRYSSEPTPTARIDVGDESAWRSCLGRYRRAADWAATFETQISEHGWHEVLITWWPRLVPGLSGALTHGLIRTAHAVRGVSATPEPTPLQLRELAHGLGYWAAVYTPLGTGLLGRRRPAAAADIRTDVIDSALSDLTARNAGIYASSTMSHPVPLVHTITAPSAVRLVLEHLPTDQHAPSYLAVLQASEALLARFGTRGMGCPDGTPTEPEPAHLRLDLLAAEAAQLRDEHAIKLAEAASREYAVRNDIRYLSASWALMERLKRF from the coding sequence ATGTCGGCACCGACCTACACCGCGGCCATGGACGAAGCCCTCGGCCGGCTCACCCACATCGGCTTCGACCAGGGCGGCCGCTTCGCCAGCCACGCCCCGATGGCCGCCGAGGCCCTGGCCGCCCTCGGCTTCACCGACGCGGTGTCCGACTGGGTGGAGTGGAGCAAGACCGCCCGCCGCTACAGTTCCGAACCGACCCCCACTGCCCGCATAGACGTCGGCGACGAGTCCGCCTGGCGCTCCTGTCTGGGCAGATACCGCCGCGCAGCCGACTGGGCAGCGACCTTCGAAACCCAGATCAGCGAACACGGCTGGCACGAAGTCCTCATCACCTGGTGGCCGCGCCTGGTCCCCGGCCTCAGCGGAGCCCTGACCCACGGCCTGATCCGCACCGCCCACGCGGTCCGAGGCGTCAGCGCCACCCCGGAACCCACCCCCCTCCAACTCCGCGAACTGGCCCACGGCCTCGGCTACTGGGCCGCCGTCTACACCCCCCTGGGCACGGGCCTGCTCGGCCGCCGCCGCCCCGCCGCCGCCGCTGACATCCGCACCGACGTCATCGACTCAGCCCTCAGCGACCTCACCGCCCGCAACGCCGGCATCTACGCCTCCAGCACGATGTCCCACCCGGTACCACTCGTGCACACGATCACCGCGCCCTCGGCGGTCCGGTTGGTACTGGAGCACCTCCCCACCGACCAACACGCCCCCTCCTACCTGGCCGTGCTCCAAGCCAGCGAAGCCCTCCTCGCCCGCTTCGGCACCCGCGGCATGGGCTGCCCCGACGGCACCCCCACCGAACCCGAACCCGCACACCTGCGGCTCGACCTCCTCGCAGCAGAAGCAGCGCAACTCCGCGACGAGCACGCGATAAAGCTCGCCGAAGCTGCCAGCCGCGAGTACGCGGTGCGGAACGATATTCGGTACCTATCGGCCTCTTGGGCGCTGATGGAGCGGCTCAAGCGGTTCTGA
- a CDS encoding acetyl/propionyl/methylcrotonyl-CoA carboxylase subunit alpha: MRKVLIANRGEIAVRVARACRDAGLASVAVYAEPDREALHVRAADEAWALGGSTPGESYLMIDKILTVATDSGADAIHPGYGFLSENAEFAQAVMDAGLTWIGPPPAAISSLGDKVSARHIAQRVGAPLVAGTTDPVSGADEVIAFAREHGLPVAIKAAFGGGGRGLKVARTLEEIPELYDSAVREAVSAFGRGECFVERYLDRPRHVETQCLADKHGNVVVVSTRDCSLQRRHQKLVEEAPAPYLSEEQTAELYRASKAILKEAGYVGAGTCEFLVGQDGTISFLEVNTRLQVEHPVTEEVTGIDLVREMFRIADGEELGYGDPEVRGHSFEFRINGEDPGRNFLPAPGVVTTWRPPSGPGVRLDSGIEQGAEIGQNFDSLLAKLIISGRDRQQAVERARRALAEFQIEGMPTALTFHQAVMDDPAFTPEEGPFHVHTRWIETEFDNTIPPYAGPAADDRQPDPQTRIAVEVGRKRLEIVLPAFLTTPAPGTARPAAPARRPAAASASPGSVSASGATGATLACPMNGTVVKVAVSDGQTVAAGDLIAVVEAMKMEQPVTAHRHGVVRSLAVEAGMAVTRMSSICDISVL, from the coding sequence ATGCGCAAGGTGCTGATCGCCAATCGCGGCGAGATCGCGGTCCGGGTCGCCCGGGCGTGCCGGGACGCGGGTCTGGCTTCGGTGGCGGTCTACGCCGAGCCCGACCGGGAAGCGCTGCACGTCCGAGCCGCTGACGAAGCCTGGGCCCTAGGTGGTTCCACCCCTGGTGAGTCCTACCTGATGATCGACAAGATTCTGACCGTGGCGACGGACTCTGGGGCGGACGCGATACACCCCGGATACGGGTTCCTGTCGGAGAACGCCGAATTCGCCCAGGCGGTGATGGACGCCGGTCTGACCTGGATCGGCCCGCCGCCGGCGGCGATCAGCTCGTTGGGCGACAAGGTCTCGGCCCGGCACATCGCGCAGCGTGTCGGCGCCCCGCTGGTGGCCGGTACGACCGATCCGGTCAGCGGCGCCGACGAGGTGATCGCCTTTGCCCGCGAACACGGGTTGCCAGTGGCGATCAAGGCGGCGTTCGGTGGCGGTGGGCGTGGGTTGAAGGTGGCGCGCACGCTGGAGGAGATTCCGGAGCTGTATGACTCGGCGGTGCGGGAGGCGGTCAGTGCCTTCGGTCGGGGCGAGTGTTTCGTGGAGCGGTATCTGGACCGGCCGCGGCATGTGGAGACGCAGTGCCTGGCTGACAAGCACGGCAACGTGGTCGTGGTCTCCACGCGTGACTGCTCGTTGCAGCGCCGGCACCAGAAGCTGGTGGAGGAGGCTCCCGCGCCGTATTTGAGCGAGGAGCAGACTGCTGAGCTGTACCGGGCGTCCAAGGCGATCTTGAAGGAAGCCGGGTATGTCGGGGCGGGGACGTGTGAGTTCCTGGTGGGCCAGGACGGCACCATCTCCTTCTTGGAGGTGAACACCCGTCTTCAGGTGGAGCATCCGGTCACCGAGGAAGTCACTGGGATCGATCTGGTGCGGGAGATGTTTCGGATCGCTGACGGCGAAGAGTTGGGCTACGGCGACCCGGAGGTGCGTGGGCACTCCTTCGAGTTCCGGATCAATGGCGAGGATCCGGGTCGGAACTTCCTGCCCGCTCCCGGTGTGGTGACCACATGGCGTCCGCCGTCGGGTCCGGGGGTGCGCCTGGATTCTGGTATCGAGCAGGGCGCCGAGATCGGGCAGAACTTCGACTCGCTGCTGGCGAAGCTGATCATCTCCGGCCGCGACCGGCAGCAGGCTGTCGAGCGCGCCCGCCGCGCACTGGCCGAGTTCCAGATCGAGGGGATGCCGACCGCGCTGACCTTTCACCAAGCGGTGATGGACGATCCGGCGTTCACGCCGGAAGAAGGCCCGTTCCACGTCCACACCCGCTGGATCGAGACCGAGTTCGACAACACGATCCCGCCGTACGCAGGCCCGGCAGCCGACGACCGGCAGCCCGACCCGCAGACCCGGATCGCCGTCGAAGTCGGCCGCAAGCGCCTGGAGATCGTGCTTCCCGCCTTCCTCACGACGCCCGCGCCCGGCACAGCGCGCCCTGCCGCGCCCGCACGCCGCCCCGCCGCCGCGTCCGCGTCACCGGGCTCGGTATCCGCCTCCGGCGCGACCGGCGCGACCCTCGCCTGCCCGATGAACGGCACCGTGGTCAAGGTCGCGGTGAGCGACGGCCAGACCGTGGCGGCCGGCGACCTGATCGCCGTCGTGGAGGCGATGAAGATGGAGCAGCCGGTCACCGCGCACCGGCACGGCGTCGTCCGGAGTCTGGCCGTCGAAGCCGGCATGGCCGTAACCCGCATGTCATCCATCTGTGATATCTCAGTCCTCTGA